One genomic segment of Accipiter gentilis chromosome 29, bAccGen1.1, whole genome shotgun sequence includes these proteins:
- the FANCE gene encoding Fanconi anemia group E protein isoform X2, with product MEPPCLPWLQSFDKPCRLLLHTLASGSSGVLAALQMLQRVQAHEGPGQAFPWQAFTAALCAEEPILEGPEGALAVKPRLLLLPVVCQRNLFSLLLVVQAVMPGGCLSQLLQALEQDSHVDPWVRTLGDLLRQGSGGKECSPPPAPLSSACQQQLRCLCQKIAQNKPEGQRKLNWCFSKQPGTAGDVADSVLQGGKHKKVSEESLELDEERERKRLLLEEAAFDPPRTQESGDAAGVEEEVPVEPSGDRSAESPARSAPECSQQDAARKPRKISQAELAAEVQSFLQMHGQRLKMLMQKESNHSELSVPPELHVLNNCSPSQLEGLCSFLQLSTCPEHLLARFCSWLLALTPDLSYTSAAILAEQLFLQRVLSLAQPPSRHLMAALASFCSKYSQPFCRVLVAAVLREPGEGAEQTKLVCELVEECLEPDCVRLVLSQVLEVPLSEKLLPVLQAVLGRQEVLPPKLFDLLVMTLCRQAPAFATSLNYAKLVTAVLTMYQNQVTPAHQSNLAAALDRSNAALKKSLQAVLEGAR from the exons atggagcccccctgcctgccctggctgcagAGCTTTGACAAGCCGTGCCGCCTCCTGCTCCACACGCTTGCCTCCGGCTCCTCTGGGGTGCTGGCTGCCCTCCAAATGCTGCAGCGGGTCCAGGCCCATGAGGGACCGGGTCAGGCATTTCCCTGGCAGGCCTTCACCGCAGCTCTCTGCGCCGAGGAGCCCATACTGGAGGGGCCAGAGGGGGCCCTGGCTGT CAAACCAcgtctgctgctgcttcctgttGTGTGCCAGAGAAacctcttctccctgctcctcgTGGTGCAAGCCGTGATGCCGGGAGGCTGCCTCAGCCAGCTGCTCCAGGCCTTGGAGCAGGATTCCCATGTGGATCCCTGGGTGCGGACACTGGGTGATCTGCTCCGGCAGGGATCAGGGGGAAAGGAGTGCTCCCCACCTCCTGCTCCCTTGTCTTCCGCGTGCCAGCAGCAGCTTAGGTGCCTGTGCCAGAAAATTGCCCAGAACAAACCAGAGGGGCAAAGAAAACTAAACTGGTGCTTCAGCAAGCAGCCCGGTACCGCTGGGGATGTGGCTGACTCTGTGCTTCAAGGTGGGAAGCACAAGAAAGTGTCGGAGGAGAGCCTGGAGTTGgatgaggagagagagaggaagaggttgctgctggaggaggcagcgTTTGACCCCCCGAGAACCCAGGAGAGTGGGGATGCAGCAGGGGTGGAAGAGGAGGTGCCTGTGGAGCCTTCAGGGGACAGATCTGCTGAGAGCCCAGCCAGATCTGCTCCAGAATGTTCCCAGCAGGATGCAGCCAGGAAGCCCAGGAAGATttcccaggcagagctggcagcagaggtCCAGTCCTTTCTCCAG ATGCATGGACAGAGGCTGAAAATGCTGATGCAGAAGGAGTCCAAT CACTCAGAGCTGAGTGTCCCACCTGAGCTGCACGTCCTGAACAACTGCTCTCCCAGCCAG CTCGAGGGTCTGtgctccttcctccagctctccACATGCCCAGAGCACCTCCTGGCACGTTTCTGCAGCTGGCTGCTGGCTCTCACCCCCGACCTCAGCTACACCAGTGCAGCCATCCTGGCAGAGCAGCTCTTCCTCCAGCGA GTCCTGTCCCTCGCCCAGCCGCCCTCTCGCCACCTCATGGCTGCCCTCGCTTCATTTTGCTCCAAGTATTCCCAGCCCTTCTGTCGAGTCCTGGTGGCTGCGGTCCTGCGGGAGCCAGGGGAAG GTGCTGAGCAGACCAAGCTCGTGTGTGAGCTTGTGGAGGAGTGCCTGGAGCCAGACTGTGTCCGACTGGTGCTAAG CCAAGTCCTGGAGGTGCCTTTATCAGAGAAGCTCCTGCCAGTAttgcaggctgtgctggggcgGCAG GAGGTGCTCCCCCCCAAGCTCTTTGATCTCCTAGTCATGACTCTGTGCCGGCAGGCTCCAGCCTTCGCCACATCGCTGAATTATGCCAAGCTGGTGACGGCAGTGCTCACCATGTACCAAAACCAG gtcaccccagcccaccagagCAATCTGGCTGCCGCTCTGGATCGGAGCAATGCGGCTCTGAAGAAGTCACTGCAGGCTGTGCTGGAAGGAGCCAGGTGA
- the FANCE gene encoding Fanconi anemia group E protein isoform X3 — MEPPCLPWLQSFDKPCRLLLHTLASGSSGVLAALQMLQRVQAHEGPGQAFPWQAFTAALCAEEPILEGPEGALAVKPRLLLLPVVCQRNLFSLLLVVQAVMPGGCLSQLLQALEQDSHVDPWVRTLGDLLRQGSGGKECSPPPAPLSSACQQQLRCLCQKIAQNKPEGQRKLNWCFSKQPGTAGDVADSVLQGGKHKKVSEESLELDEERERKRLLLEEAAFDPPRTQESGDAAGVEEEVPVEPSGDRSAESPARSAPECSQQDAARKPRKISQAELAAEVQSFLQMHGQRLKMLMQKESNHSELSVPPELHVLNNCSPSQLEGLCSFLQLSTCPEHLLARFCSWLLALTPDLSYTSAAILAEQLFLQRVLSLAQPPSRHLMAALASFCSKYSQPFCRVLVAAVLREPGEGAEQTKLVCELVEECLEPDCVRLVLSQVLEVPLSEKLLPVLQAVLGRQEVLPPKLFDLLVMTLCRQAPAFATSLNYAKLVTAVLTMYQNQVTPAHQSNLAAALDRSNAALKKSLQAVLEGAR; from the exons atggagcccccctgcctgccctggctgcagAGCTTTGACAAGCCGTGCCGCCTCCTGCTCCACACGCTTGCCTCCGGCTCCTCTGGGGTGCTGGCTGCCCTCCAAATGCTGCAGCGGGTCCAGGCCCATGAGGGACCGGGTCAGGCATTTCCCTGGCAGGCCTTCACCGCAGCTCTCTGCGCCGAGGAGCCCATACTGGAGGGGCCAGAGGGGGCCCTGGCTGT CAAACCAcgtctgctgctgcttcctgttGTGTGCCAGAGAAacctcttctccctgctcctcgTGGTGCAAGCCGTGATGCCGGGAGGCTGCCTCAGCCAGCTGCTCCAGGCCTTGGAGCAGGATTCCCATGTGGATCCCTGGGTGCGGACACTGGGTGATCTGCTCCGGCAGGGATCAGGGGGAAAGGAGTGCTCCCCACCTCCTGCTCCCTTGTCTTCCGCGTGCCAGCAGCAGCTTAGGTGCCTGTGCCAGAAAATTGCCCAGAACAAACCAGAGGGGCAAAGAAAACTAAACTGGTGCTTCAGCAAGCAGCCCGGTACCGCTGGGGATGTGGCTGACTCTGTGCTTCAAGGTGGGAAGCACAAGAAAGTGTCGGAGGAGAGCCTGGAGTTGgatgaggagagagagaggaagaggttgctgctggaggaggcagcgTTTGACCCCCCGAGAACCCAGGAGAGTGGGGATGCAGCAGGGGTGGAAGAGGAGGTGCCTGTGGAGCCTTCAGGGGACAGATCTGCTGAGAGCCCAGCCAGATCTGCTCCAGAATGTTCCCAGCAGGATGCAGCCAGGAAGCCCAGGAAGATttcccaggcagagctggcagcagaggtCCAGTCCTTTCTCCAG ATGCATGGACAGAGGCTGAAAATGCTGATGCAGAAGGAGTCCAAT CACTCAGAGCTGAGTGTCCCACCTGAGCTGCACGTCCTGAACAACTGCTCTCCCAGCCAG CTCGAGGGTCTGtgctccttcctccagctctccACATGCCCAGAGCACCTCCTGGCACGTTTCTGCAGCTGGCTGCTGGCTCTCACCCCCGACCTCAGCTACACCAGTGCAGCCATCCTGGCAGAGCAGCTCTTCCTCCAGCGA GTCCTGTCCCTCGCCCAGCCGCCCTCTCGCCACCTCATGGCTGCCCTCGCTTCATTTTGCTCCAAGTATTCCCAGCCCTTCTGTCGAGTCCTGGTGGCTGCGGTCCTGCGGGAGCCAGGGGAAG GTGCTGAGCAGACCAAGCTCGTGTGTGAGCTTGTGGAGGAGTGCCTGGAGCCAGACTGTGTCCGACTGGTGCTAAG CCAAGTCCTGGAGGTGCCTTTATCAGAGAAGCTCCTGCCAGTAttgcaggctgtgctggggcgGCAG GAGGTGCTCCCCCCCAAGCTCTTTGATCTCCTAGTCATGACTCTGTGCCGGCAGGCTCCAGCCTTCGCCACATCGCTGAATTATGCCAAGCTGGTGACGGCAGTGCTCACCATGTACCAAAACCAG gtcaccccagcccaccagagCAATCTGGCTGCCGCTCTGGATCGGAGCAATGCGGCTCTGAAGAAGTCACTGCAGGCTGTGCTGGAAGGAGCCAG GTAG
- the FANCE gene encoding Fanconi anemia group E protein isoform X1, producing the protein MEPPCLPWLQSFDKPCRLLLHTLASGSSGVLAALQMLQRVQAHEGPGQAFPWQAFTAALCAEEPILEGPEGALAVKPRLLLLPVVCQRNLFSLLLVVQAVMPGGCLSQLLQALEQDSHVDPWVRTLGDLLRQGSGGKECSPPPAPLSSACQQQLRCLCQKIAQNKPEGQRKLNWCFSKQPGTAGDVADSVLQGGKHKKVSEESLELDEERERKRLLLEEAAFDPPRTQESGDAAGVEEEVPVEPSGDRSAESPARSAPECSQQDAARKPRKISQAELAAEVQSFLQMHGQRLKMLMQKESNHSELSVPPELHVLNNCSPSQLEGLCSFLQLSTCPEHLLARFCSWLLALTPDLSYTSAAILAEQLFLQRVLSLAQPPSRHLMAALASFCSKYSQPFCRVLVAAVLREPGEGAEQTKLVCELVEECLEPDCVRLVLSQVLEVPLSEKLLPVLQAVLGRQEVLPPKLFDLLVMTLCRQAPAFATSLNYAKLVTAVLTMYQNQVTPAHQSNLAAALDRSNAALKKSLQAVLEGAR; encoded by the exons atggagcccccctgcctgccctggctgcagAGCTTTGACAAGCCGTGCCGCCTCCTGCTCCACACGCTTGCCTCCGGCTCCTCTGGGGTGCTGGCTGCCCTCCAAATGCTGCAGCGGGTCCAGGCCCATGAGGGACCGGGTCAGGCATTTCCCTGGCAGGCCTTCACCGCAGCTCTCTGCGCCGAGGAGCCCATACTGGAGGGGCCAGAGGGGGCCCTGGCTGT CAAACCAcgtctgctgctgcttcctgttGTGTGCCAGAGAAacctcttctccctgctcctcgTGGTGCAAGCCGTGATGCCGGGAGGCTGCCTCAGCCAGCTGCTCCAGGCCTTGGAGCAGGATTCCCATGTGGATCCCTGGGTGCGGACACTGGGTGATCTGCTCCGGCAGGGATCAGGGGGAAAGGAGTGCTCCCCACCTCCTGCTCCCTTGTCTTCCGCGTGCCAGCAGCAGCTTAGGTGCCTGTGCCAGAAAATTGCCCAGAACAAACCAGAGGGGCAAAGAAAACTAAACTGGTGCTTCAGCAAGCAGCCCGGTACCGCTGGGGATGTGGCTGACTCTGTGCTTCAAGGTGGGAAGCACAAGAAAGTGTCGGAGGAGAGCCTGGAGTTGgatgaggagagagagaggaagaggttgctgctggaggaggcagcgTTTGACCCCCCGAGAACCCAGGAGAGTGGGGATGCAGCAGGGGTGGAAGAGGAGGTGCCTGTGGAGCCTTCAGGGGACAGATCTGCTGAGAGCCCAGCCAGATCTGCTCCAGAATGTTCCCAGCAGGATGCAGCCAGGAAGCCCAGGAAGATttcccaggcagagctggcagcagaggtCCAGTCCTTTCTCCAG ATGCATGGACAGAGGCTGAAAATGCTGATGCAGAAGGAGTCCAAT CACTCAGAGCTGAGTGTCCCACCTGAGCTGCACGTCCTGAACAACTGCTCTCCCAGCCAG CTCGAGGGTCTGtgctccttcctccagctctccACATGCCCAGAGCACCTCCTGGCACGTTTCTGCAGCTGGCTGCTGGCTCTCACCCCCGACCTCAGCTACACCAGTGCAGCCATCCTGGCAGAGCAGCTCTTCCTCCAGCGA GTCCTGTCCCTCGCCCAGCCGCCCTCTCGCCACCTCATGGCTGCCCTCGCTTCATTTTGCTCCAAGTATTCCCAGCCCTTCTGTCGAGTCCTGGTGGCTGCGGTCCTGCGGGAGCCAGGGGAAG GTGCTGAGCAGACCAAGCTCGTGTGTGAGCTTGTGGAGGAGTGCCTGGAGCCAGACTGTGTCCGACTGGTGCTAAG CCAAGTCCTGGAGGTGCCTTTATCAGAGAAGCTCCTGCCAGTAttgcaggctgtgctggggcgGCAG GAGGTGCTCCCCCCCAAGCTCTTTGATCTCCTAGTCATGACTCTGTGCCGGCAGGCTCCAGCCTTCGCCACATCGCTGAATTATGCCAAGCTGGTGACGGCAGTGCTCACCATGTACCAAAACCAG gtcaccccagcccaccagagCAATCTGGCTGCCGCTCTGGATCGGAGCAATGCGGCTCTGAAGAAGTCACTGCAGGCTGTGCTGGAAGGAGCCAG gtgA
- the LOC126052358 gene encoding probable E3 ubiquitin-protein ligase makorin-1, with product MEPGSLVASGALRAQGGYRRPLCRNFARGSCRWGQSCRFSHDRKSVHICKYFQRGFCSYGEQCSYEHIQEEPVPVGTLYGPRPTVPPSRWSSDPGRVPAAAAQGWGGARRGLVHPVPTVTHVAFKFASMKVEEEKKNKENITAPGNIPRGAIGGESVPAQAQGASGSQPQGLGLDPNSPDPREAVLETATLTDPAETEAMVELEGCHAVLLCLQVLTEPGAAAALVPTVALRTQSEAVVCGICMDRVYEKPLPEERFFGILPNCSHAYCVGCIRKWRRSRDFQSTVIKACPECRVTSSYYIPHKYWVSDAGEKEKLIETFKARTGKMRCKFFVQNHGHCPFKSDCIYLHELPAGQPPRIPIEFSPSLESFDEEDDEICVLEWAVTLTEADFRYSRNGYEMRFNLSNSS from the exons atggagccaggctcgCTGGTGGCATCTGGGGCATTAAGGGCCCAGGGGGGCTATCGGAGACCCCTGTGCAG GAATTTTGCCCGCGGATCCTGTCGATGGGGCCAGAGCTGCCGCTTCTCGCATGACAGAAAGTCAGTCCACATCTGCAAGTACTTCCAGAGGGGATTTTGCAGCTACGGAGAGCAGTGCAG CTATGAGCACATCCAAGAGGAGCCGGTGCCGGTGGGGACCCTCTATGGCCCCAGGCCCACCGTGCCCCCCAGCCGCTGGAGCTCGGACCCTGGCcgtgtgcctgcagcagcagcccagggctgggggggagccCGGCGTGGCTTGGTCCACCCTGTCCCCACTGTGACGCACGTGGCCTTCAAGTTTGCAAGTATGAAGgttgaggaggaaaagaaaaacaaggagaatATTACAGCACCTGGTAACATCCCCCGTGGGGCCATCGGTGGAGAATCTGTCCCTGCACAAGCTCAGGGTGCCTCAG gctcccaACCGCAAGGCCTAGGGCTGGATCCAAATTCTCCTGACCCCAGAGAGGCAGTGCTGGAGACAGCTACATTGACTGACCCTGCAGAG ACTGAGGCAATGGTGGAGCTGGAGGGTTGCCACGCCGTGCTGCTTTGCTTGCAGGTCCTGACGGAGCCGGGTGCTGCGGCAGCCCTGGTCCCCACTGTGGCACTGAGGACCCAGAGTGAGGCCGTGGTGTGTGGCATCTGCATGGATCGGGTGTACGAGAAGCCACTGCCAGAGGAGCGGTTCTTTGGGATCCTCCCAAACTGCAGCCATGCGTACTGCGTGGGCTGCATCCGCAAGTGGCGTCGCAGCCGGGACTTCCAGAGCACGGTCATCAA GGCCTGCCCAGAGTGCCGGGTCACCTCCAGTTACTACATCCCCCACAAATACTGGGTCTCAGATGCGGGTGAGAAGGAGAAGCTCATCGAAACCTTCAAGGCACGGACGGG GAAAATGAGGTGCAAGTTCTTTGTCCAGAACCACGGCCACTGCCCATTCAAGTCAGACTGCATCTACCTGCATGAGCTGCCTGCTGGCCAGCCACCAAGGATACCCATC GAGTTCAGCCCTTCCTTGGAGAGCTTTGACGAGGAGGATGATGAGATCTGCGTGCTTGAATGGGCTGTCACCCTGACGGAGGCAGACTTTCGGTACTCACGTAATGGCTACGAGATGCGCTTCAACTTAAGCAACTCCAGCTAA
- the FANCE gene encoding Fanconi anemia group E protein isoform X4: protein MEPPCLPWLQSFDKPCRLLLHTLASGSSGVLAALQMLQRVQAHEGPGQAFPWQAFTAALCAEEPILEGPEGALAVKPRLLLLPVVCQRNLFSLLLVVQAVMPGGCLSQLLQALEQDSHVDPWVRTLGDLLRQGSGGKECSPPPAPLSSACQQQLRCLCQKIAQNKPEGQRKLNWCFSKQPGTAGDVADSVLQGGKHKKVSEESLELDEERERKRLLLEEAAFDPPRTQESGDAAGVEEEVPVEPSGDRSAESPARSAPECSQQDAARKPRKISQAELAAEVQSFLQMHGQRLKMLMQKESNHSELSVPPELHVLNNCSPSQLEGLCSFLQLSTCPEHLLARFCSWLLALTPDLSYTSAAILAEQLFLQRVLSLAQPPSRHLMAALASFCSKYSQPFCRVLVAAVLREPGEGAEQTKLVCELVEECLEPDCVRLVLRFP, encoded by the exons atggagcccccctgcctgccctggctgcagAGCTTTGACAAGCCGTGCCGCCTCCTGCTCCACACGCTTGCCTCCGGCTCCTCTGGGGTGCTGGCTGCCCTCCAAATGCTGCAGCGGGTCCAGGCCCATGAGGGACCGGGTCAGGCATTTCCCTGGCAGGCCTTCACCGCAGCTCTCTGCGCCGAGGAGCCCATACTGGAGGGGCCAGAGGGGGCCCTGGCTGT CAAACCAcgtctgctgctgcttcctgttGTGTGCCAGAGAAacctcttctccctgctcctcgTGGTGCAAGCCGTGATGCCGGGAGGCTGCCTCAGCCAGCTGCTCCAGGCCTTGGAGCAGGATTCCCATGTGGATCCCTGGGTGCGGACACTGGGTGATCTGCTCCGGCAGGGATCAGGGGGAAAGGAGTGCTCCCCACCTCCTGCTCCCTTGTCTTCCGCGTGCCAGCAGCAGCTTAGGTGCCTGTGCCAGAAAATTGCCCAGAACAAACCAGAGGGGCAAAGAAAACTAAACTGGTGCTTCAGCAAGCAGCCCGGTACCGCTGGGGATGTGGCTGACTCTGTGCTTCAAGGTGGGAAGCACAAGAAAGTGTCGGAGGAGAGCCTGGAGTTGgatgaggagagagagaggaagaggttgctgctggaggaggcagcgTTTGACCCCCCGAGAACCCAGGAGAGTGGGGATGCAGCAGGGGTGGAAGAGGAGGTGCCTGTGGAGCCTTCAGGGGACAGATCTGCTGAGAGCCCAGCCAGATCTGCTCCAGAATGTTCCCAGCAGGATGCAGCCAGGAAGCCCAGGAAGATttcccaggcagagctggcagcagaggtCCAGTCCTTTCTCCAG ATGCATGGACAGAGGCTGAAAATGCTGATGCAGAAGGAGTCCAAT CACTCAGAGCTGAGTGTCCCACCTGAGCTGCACGTCCTGAACAACTGCTCTCCCAGCCAG CTCGAGGGTCTGtgctccttcctccagctctccACATGCCCAGAGCACCTCCTGGCACGTTTCTGCAGCTGGCTGCTGGCTCTCACCCCCGACCTCAGCTACACCAGTGCAGCCATCCTGGCAGAGCAGCTCTTCCTCCAGCGA GTCCTGTCCCTCGCCCAGCCGCCCTCTCGCCACCTCATGGCTGCCCTCGCTTCATTTTGCTCCAAGTATTCCCAGCCCTTCTGTCGAGTCCTGGTGGCTGCGGTCCTGCGGGAGCCAGGGGAAG GTGCTGAGCAGACCAAGCTCGTGTGTGAGCTTGTGGAGGAGTGCCTGGAGCCAGACTGTGTCCGACTGGTGCTAAG GTTTCCTTGA
- the PPARD gene encoding peroxisome proliferator-activated receptor delta isoform X2: MEQLQEEVPEVKEEEEEEAVMVASGASDPSGGPDSSLPSSSYTDLSQSSSPSLSDQLQMGCEEAASGALNVECRVCGDKASGFHYGVHACEGCKGFFRRTIRMKLKYEKCERSCKIQKKNRNKCQYCRFQKCLSLGMSHNAIRFGRMPEAEKRKLVAGLTASEISCQNPQVADLKAFSKHIYNAYLKNFNMTKKKARGILTGKASSTPPFVIHDMDTLWQAEKGLVWKQLVNGIPPYKEIGVHVFYRCQCTTVETVRELTEFAKSIPSFIGLYLNDQVTLLKYGVHEAIFAMLASIMNKDGLLVANGNGFVTREFLRSLRKPFNEIMEPKFEFAVKFNALELDDSDLSLFVAAIILCGDRPGLMNVKQVEEIQDNILQALEFHLQSNHPDAQYLFPKLLQKMADLRQLVTEHAQLVQKIKKTETETSLHPLLQEIYKDMY, from the exons ATGGAACAACTACAGGAGGAAGTACCTGAGgtcaaggaagaggaggaggaagaggcagtgaTGGTGGCAAGCGGAGCCTCGGACCCAAGTGGAGGACCAGACAGCTCGCTGCCTTCAAGCAGCTACACAG ACCTTTCGcagagctcctctccctccctgtcgGACCAACTGCAGATGGGCTGTGAGGAGGCAGCCTCAGGAGCATTGAACGTGGAGTGCAGGGTCTGCGGAGACAAAGCCTCGGGGTTTCACTATGGCGTGCATGCCTGCGAGGGCTGCAAG ggttTCTTCCGCCGGACAATCCGCATGAAGCTGAAGTACGAGAAGTGCGAGAGGAGCTGCAAGATTCAGAAGAAGAACCGAAACAAGTGCCAGTACTGCCGCTTCCAGAAATGCCTCTCGCTGGGCATGTCACATAATG CAATCCGCTTTGGCCGCATGCCCGaggcagaaaaaaggaagttGGTGGCGGGGCTGACTGCGAGCGAAATCAGCTGCCAGAACCCACAGGTGGCTGACCTGAAAGCTTTCTCCAAGCACATCTACAACGCCTACCTGAAAAATTTCAACATGACCAAAAAGAAGGCGAGAGGTATCTTGACCGGGAAGGCCAGCAGCACCCCA CCGTTTGTGATCCATGACATGGACACCTTGTGGCAGGCAGAAAAGGGGCTGGTGTGGAAACAGCTAGTGAATGGCATTCCCCCTTACAAGGAGATCGGGGTGCACGTCTTCTACCGCTGCCAGTGCACCACAGTGGAGACTGTGCGGGAGCTCACCGAGTTCGCCAAGAGTATCCCCAGCTTCATAGGCCTCTACTTGAACGACCAAGTGACTCTGCTGAAGTACGGGGTGCATGAGGCCATCTTCGCGATGCTGGCCTCTATCATGAACAAGGACGGGCTGTTGGTGGCCAATGGGAACGGCTTCGTGACCCGCGAGTTCTTGCGTAGCCTGCGGAAGCCCTTCAATGAGATCATGGAGCCCAAATTTGAGTTTGCTGTGAAGTTCAATGCGCTGGAGCTGGATGACAGTGACCTGTCTCTGTTTGTGGCTGCCATTATCCTGTGCGGAG ACCGTCCTGGCCTGATGAACGTGAAGCAGGTGGAGGAGATCCAAGACAACATCCTGCAAGCGCTGGAGTTTCACCTGCAGTCCAACCACCCGGATGCCCAGTACCTCTTCCCCaagctgctgcagaagatggCTGACCTGCGGCAGTTGGTGACGGAGCACGCCCAGCTGGTGCAGAAGATCAAGAAGACAGAGACGGAGACATCTCTGCACCCACTTCTGCAGGAGATCTACAAGGACATGTACTAA
- the PPARD gene encoding peroxisome proliferator-activated receptor delta isoform X1 — MEQLQEEVPEVKEEEEEEAVMVASGASDPSGGPDSSLPSSSYTDLSQSSSPSLSDQLQMGCEEAASGALNVECRVCGDKASGFHYGVHACEGCKGFFRRTIRMKLKYEKCERSCKIQKKNRNKCQYCRFQKCLSLGMSHNAIRFGRMPEAEKRKLVAGLTASEISCQNPQVADLKAFSKHIYNAYLKNFNMTKKKARGILTGKASSTPQPFVIHDMDTLWQAEKGLVWKQLVNGIPPYKEIGVHVFYRCQCTTVETVRELTEFAKSIPSFIGLYLNDQVTLLKYGVHEAIFAMLASIMNKDGLLVANGNGFVTREFLRSLRKPFNEIMEPKFEFAVKFNALELDDSDLSLFVAAIILCGDRPGLMNVKQVEEIQDNILQALEFHLQSNHPDAQYLFPKLLQKMADLRQLVTEHAQLVQKIKKTETETSLHPLLQEIYKDMY; from the exons ATGGAACAACTACAGGAGGAAGTACCTGAGgtcaaggaagaggaggaggaagaggcagtgaTGGTGGCAAGCGGAGCCTCGGACCCAAGTGGAGGACCAGACAGCTCGCTGCCTTCAAGCAGCTACACAG ACCTTTCGcagagctcctctccctccctgtcgGACCAACTGCAGATGGGCTGTGAGGAGGCAGCCTCAGGAGCATTGAACGTGGAGTGCAGGGTCTGCGGAGACAAAGCCTCGGGGTTTCACTATGGCGTGCATGCCTGCGAGGGCTGCAAG ggttTCTTCCGCCGGACAATCCGCATGAAGCTGAAGTACGAGAAGTGCGAGAGGAGCTGCAAGATTCAGAAGAAGAACCGAAACAAGTGCCAGTACTGCCGCTTCCAGAAATGCCTCTCGCTGGGCATGTCACATAATG CAATCCGCTTTGGCCGCATGCCCGaggcagaaaaaaggaagttGGTGGCGGGGCTGACTGCGAGCGAAATCAGCTGCCAGAACCCACAGGTGGCTGACCTGAAAGCTTTCTCCAAGCACATCTACAACGCCTACCTGAAAAATTTCAACATGACCAAAAAGAAGGCGAGAGGTATCTTGACCGGGAAGGCCAGCAGCACCCCA CAGCCGTTTGTGATCCATGACATGGACACCTTGTGGCAGGCAGAAAAGGGGCTGGTGTGGAAACAGCTAGTGAATGGCATTCCCCCTTACAAGGAGATCGGGGTGCACGTCTTCTACCGCTGCCAGTGCACCACAGTGGAGACTGTGCGGGAGCTCACCGAGTTCGCCAAGAGTATCCCCAGCTTCATAGGCCTCTACTTGAACGACCAAGTGACTCTGCTGAAGTACGGGGTGCATGAGGCCATCTTCGCGATGCTGGCCTCTATCATGAACAAGGACGGGCTGTTGGTGGCCAATGGGAACGGCTTCGTGACCCGCGAGTTCTTGCGTAGCCTGCGGAAGCCCTTCAATGAGATCATGGAGCCCAAATTTGAGTTTGCTGTGAAGTTCAATGCGCTGGAGCTGGATGACAGTGACCTGTCTCTGTTTGTGGCTGCCATTATCCTGTGCGGAG ACCGTCCTGGCCTGATGAACGTGAAGCAGGTGGAGGAGATCCAAGACAACATCCTGCAAGCGCTGGAGTTTCACCTGCAGTCCAACCACCCGGATGCCCAGTACCTCTTCCCCaagctgctgcagaagatggCTGACCTGCGGCAGTTGGTGACGGAGCACGCCCAGCTGGTGCAGAAGATCAAGAAGACAGAGACGGAGACATCTCTGCACCCACTTCTGCAGGAGATCTACAAGGACATGTACTAA